In the genome of Nocardioides sp. NBC_00368, the window GATCGACGGCTACACCGAGGACGACAAGGTCGCCATCGCCCGCGACTTCCTGCTGCCCCGGCAGCTCGAGCGTGCCGCGGTGACCGCCGAGGAGGTCACGGTCGCCGACGAGGCGCTGCGTGAGCTGGCCGCGAACTACACCCGCGAGGCGGGCGTACGCCAGCTCGAGCGGCTCATCGCCAAGGCGCTGCGCAAGGCGGCGACGAAGCTGGCCACCGGCGCGGAGCACGTCGAGGTCGACCTGGACAACCTCAAGGACCTCGTCGGACGGCCCCGGTTCACGCCGGAGTCGGCGGAGCGTACGTCGGTCCCGGGTGTCGCCACCGGACTGGCCGTCACGGGACTCGGTGGGGACGTGCTCTTCATCGAGGCGTCGGCGTCCGACGGGCAGACCGGGCTGAACATCACCGGTCAGCTCGGCGAGGTGATGAAGGAGTCCGCGCAGATCGCGCTCTCGTTCGTGCGCTCGCACGCGGCCGAGCTGGGCGTCGACCCGGCCGTGCTCGACCGCTCGCTGCACGTCCACGTGCCGGCAGGTGCGGTGCCCAAGGACGGGCCGAGCGCCGGCATCACCATGGTCACCGCGCTGACCTCCCTCGCGACCGGTCGCCCGGTGCGCAGCGAGGTCGGCATGACCGGTGAGGTCTCCCTCTCCGGCCGGGTGCTGCCCATCGGTGGCCTCAAGCAGAAGCTGCTCGCCGCCCAGCGGGCCGGTCTGACCGAGGTCTTCGTGCCCCAGCGCAACGAGCCCGACCTGGACGAGGTGCCCGACGACGTGAAGCAGGCGCTGAAGATCAACCTGGTGAGCGATGTCAGGGATGTCGTACGCGGCGCCCTGGCGCCCGCCGGGGGAGAGGCCACGACGCAGAGCACGGTGGCCGCTGCCTGACCGGATCGTTCCGGATGCTGCCCGCTTGATGCCTCGTGCATCGAGCGGGCAGCTCGCACACTGGAGGCATGAGCAATCGTGCCCTCCTCGTCATCGACATCCAGGAATCCTTCCGCCAGCTCGGGAAGTGGGAGCAGACCCTGTACCCCGACATCGCCGAGCGCGCCGACCGGCTGGTGAGCCTCGCGCGAGCGGCCGGCGACCTGGTCGTGTGGGTGCTGCACACCGAGCCCGGCAGCGGCGGCGCCTTCGACCCGGCCTCGGGTCACGTGCGCTACCTCGACGGGCTCAGCGGCCCGCAGGACGGCGACGTCGAGGTGCGCAAGACCTCGCACAACGCCTTCACCACGACCAACCTCCAGCAGGTGCTGACCGAGCACGGCGTCACCGAGCTCGTGGTCTGCGGGATCCGCGCCGAGCAGTGTGTCGAGACCACCGCAAGGATCGGCTCCGACCTCGGCTACCGGGTCACCTACGTGGCCGACGCCGTCACCACGGAGCCGCTGGGCGGGCTGTCGGCCGCGGAGATCGTGGAGCGTACGAAGCTCGTGCTCAGCGGCCGGTTCGCCGAGATCGCGACCATCGCCGAGCTGGAGGCTGTGGCAGCATCTGCCGCGTGAGCAAGGTCGTGTTCGTGCTGCTGCCCGGCGTACATCTGCTCGATCTCGCCGGGCCGGCCCAGGCGTTCCACACCGCCGGCGGCCTGGGTCATCCCTACGACCTCGTCTATGTGGCGGGCGCCGATCAGGGAGAGGTGCTCTCGGCCCAAGGACTGCCGTTGGCGGCGACGGCCGAGTGGCCCGACCTCGACCCTGGCGACCTGCTGCTCGTGCCGGGGTGGAAGGCGGCGTACGACCTCGTCGCCGGCCCCCGGCTCACGCCCGAGACCGCCGAGCGGCTGCGTGGTCATCATGCGGCCGGGGGTGAGGTGGCGAGCGTGTGCGCGGGTGCCGACGCCCTCGGCCAGGCGGGTCTCCTCGACGGGCGTCTGTGCACCACCCATCACGATCTCCAGGATGCGCTCGCGAGGCGCTACCCGAAGGCCCGGGTGGTGCGCGACGTACTGTTCACCAGCGATGACCGGATCGTGACGTCGGCCGGTATCGCCAGCGGCATCGACCTGAGCCTGCACCTGCTCGCGATGCGCCACGGACCGGCGCTGGCGGCGCGGGTCGCCCGCGACATGGTCGTCTACGCGCGGCGCAACGGCGACCAGCCGCAGGAGAGCGTCCTGCTGCGCCACCGCAACCATCTCGACGACACCGTCCACCATGTGCAGGACGTCATCGACGCCCGGTTCGCCGAGCCGCTTCCGCTCTCCGGTCTGGCCGAGGGCGCGGGTGTCAGCGAGCGCACCCTGACCCGCGCCTTCGTACGCGCGACCGGTCTCACCCCGCTCCGCTACCAGCAGGCGCTCCGCCGCGAGCGTGCCGACCACCTGCTCGCCGCCGGCACCACCATGGAGTCGGCCGCCCGGGCGGTGGGCTTCGACGACGCCCGGATGCTGCGCCGCCTCCGCGCTCGCTGAGCCGCCCATGTCCAGATAGCGGACAGTTGGTCCGCGGAGTGGAACCCGGGTGTGTGGGGCGCCGGATACCTGCCGTACGATCGCTACTGCTCATCGAGAGGGACTGAGGGAACGGCCCAGTGAAGTCCCGGCAACCGACCGCGAGCCTCCTCCCGACCACGGGCAGGGCGCGGAGCAGGTGCTAATTCCGGCCCGGCGCGAGAGACGTGATCGGGGAAGATGAGGAGGAGGTTTCTCATGAGCGCTGCGACCACGGAGACGAAGGGCCTGCGCGAGGGTGCTTTCGGCAACGCCTCGGCGCTGTCGTGCCGGGAGTGTGGCAACCAGATCGACCTCGGTCCGCACTACGCCTGTCCGGAGTGTTTCGGGCCACTGGAGGTGGCCTATGACTTCCCGGCCGTGACCCGCGAGGAGATCGAGGCCGGACCCCGCAACATCTGGCGCTACAAGGCGCTGCTGCCGGTGCCCGACGACATCGAGCAGAGCCCCAACACCGAGCCCGGCTTCACCCGGCTCCTGGACGCGAAGAACCTCGCCAAGGAGCTCGGCGTCGAGAAGATCTGGGTGAAGGACGACTCGACCAACCCGACCAACTCGTTCAAGGACCGCGTGGTCGCCTGCGCGCTCA includes:
- a CDS encoding isochorismatase family protein, producing the protein MSNRALLVIDIQESFRQLGKWEQTLYPDIAERADRLVSLARAAGDLVVWVLHTEPGSGGAFDPASGHVRYLDGLSGPQDGDVEVRKTSHNAFTTTNLQQVLTEHGVTELVVCGIRAEQCVETTARIGSDLGYRVTYVADAVTTEPLGGLSAAEIVERTKLVLSGRFAEIATIAELEAVAASAA
- a CDS encoding GlxA family transcriptional regulator, with the protein product MSKVVFVLLPGVHLLDLAGPAQAFHTAGGLGHPYDLVYVAGADQGEVLSAQGLPLAATAEWPDLDPGDLLLVPGWKAAYDLVAGPRLTPETAERLRGHHAAGGEVASVCAGADALGQAGLLDGRLCTTHHDLQDALARRYPKARVVRDVLFTSDDRIVTSAGIASGIDLSLHLLAMRHGPALAARVARDMVVYARRNGDQPQESVLLRHRNHLDDTVHHVQDVIDARFAEPLPLSGLAEGAGVSERTLTRAFVRATGLTPLRYQQALRRERADHLLAAGTTMESAARAVGFDDARMLRRLRAR